AAATAGCCTCAACCCCCAGAGAACTAAGCATGATAAGGGGCAGGTCTTTATATTTTTGTAGAGCGTGGATCCTTCGAGCTAGGGTTAACCCATCCATCTCTGGCATTTGCATATCGACTACAGCCAGATCAAAGTTAGATCTTCCTCGCAGGAGTTCAAGGGCTGCTGGTCCACTGGGGGCTGCTTGGGAATGCATTCCCCAAATATCTGCAAATATTGTCAGAATTTTTCGATTCGTCAGATTGTCATCGACGATCAGGAGCCGTTGACCTTTCAGCGGTGCTAAATCATGAATCGGGGCACAGTCAAAAGTGTCGGCAACCGGAGCGGCAATCGTAAATGAGAAAGTGGAACCCGCCCCAATGCCACTATCCACCCATATCTTTCCACCCATCAACTCACAGAGTCGCTTACTAATGGCTAAGCCTAACCCCGTGCCGCCATATTTGCGGGTCGTGGAGGAATCGACTTGGCTAAAGGATTGAAACAACCGATTTAACCGATCTTCTGGAATACCGATCCCTGTATCTTTCACCGCAAATTGGAACAATCGGTGAGGAGCCTGGCCCTCGCTATCAGAAAATGCCATATCCTGCGTCTCTGCAGTCACTTCTTTGACATAGACGACGACTTCGCCATTGTTCGTAAACTTCACTCCATTCGTAAGCAGATTAACCAGTACCTGGCGCAGACGGGTAACGTCTCCGACAATACCGCAGGGCAAATCTGGATCAGCAATATAAGCAATTTCTAAGCCCTTCTTAAAGGCTCTTGGTGCGACTAATTTCAGCGCTTCTTCGATACAGGACTTGAGGTTAAAAGGTTGTTCTTCAACTTCGAGTTTCCCAGCTTCGATTTTAGAGAAATCAAGAATGTCGTTGATCAAGCATAGAAGCGCATCCCCACTACTGCGGATAGTATCGACAAAATCCTGTTGTTGAGCATCCAGGGACGTATGGGTCAGTAACCCTGTCATCCCGATCACCGCATTCATAGGAGTTCTCAGTTCATGGCTCATATTGGCGAGGAATTCGCTTTTCACCTGGCTGGCTGCATCGGCACGGTCTTTGGCCGTTTGTAATTCTGAATTGACGCTGCGCAGATTGTCATCCGCCTGCTGGCGTGCCGTTACATCTTGATAAACTCCAAGAATGCCGATGATGGTTCCATCCGCCTGATGAAGAGGAACTTTAATCGTCTCCAGCCAAGTTTCTGCGCTGTGGCGTTTCAACAACGCGGTTTCAATCTCTCCAGTCGTCAAAATCCGCTGCTCGCTAGCTTGAAATGCTGCTAATTCTGCCGGAGCCCACGGTAGGTCAGCATCCGTTTTACCGATGACTTGCTCTGGTTGACTCAAGCCAACATAGGTTGCAAATTGTAGGTTGCAATCCAAGTAAATACCCTCACGATCCTTCCAGAATAGAAGCTGTGGGATCGTGTCAATCACTCGTCTTAATAACTGCTGGGAAGTTTGGAGGTCTTCATTCATCTGCATGAGATGGGCTTCAGCTAGCTTGCGAGGGGTAATATCCTGCAAGAACAGGGACAGCCCGTCTACACTAGGGAAAATGCGGACTTCTAACCAAATTTGGCGATTGGCGTAAAAGACTTCAAAGGACTGACTGA
The Acaryochloris marina S15 genome window above contains:
- a CDS encoding DAHL domain-containing protein; this translates as MKQRKFFKYLGASTLLLLFTGSIFKSLSVDSETHQRYHALITQQLIKDAALNQGVLKSRYALLPSYDPLVQAISEQGAIQNQLEQIPGFIGDPSALNQQLQTNTKIFRQKEELVESFKSTNAVVKNSLTYLPELVKEVRQGDRTKGLTKSSTARLQDMLDNVLLYSLSANEALVPQINQQMTQLEALSQTEANKDGLLLAIAHTRIILEYKPKVDQLTQAILQQPATEAINQLETLYTKQHQSASQTANAFRLISFGCLLVILGGTAYLVIRRQWALIQEQQQSQQRISGILSSITDAFITLSPNWQVVYINEKAAELFGPVLQDGIQQDFWQTYPQELGLDHQDNYKTALQDQISQSFEVFYANRQIWLEVRIFPSVDGLSLFLQDITPRKLAEAHLMQMNEDLQTSQQLLRRVIDTIPQLLFWKDREGIYLDCNLQFATYVGLSQPEQVIGKTDADLPWAPAELAAFQASEQRILTTGEIETALLKRHSAETWLETIKVPLHQADGTIIGILGVYQDVTARQQADDNLRSVNSELQTAKDRADAASQVKSEFLANMSHELRTPMNAVIGMTGLLTHTSLDAQQQDFVDTIRSSGDALLCLINDILDFSKIEAGKLEVEEQPFNLKSCIEEALKLVAPRAFKKGLEIAYIADPDLPCGIVGDVTRLRQVLVNLLTNGVKFTNNGEVVVYVKEVTAETQDMAFSDSEGQAPHRLFQFAVKDTGIGIPEDRLNRLFQSFSQVDSSTTRKYGGTGLGLAISKRLCELMGGKIWVDSGIGAGSTFSFTIAAPVADTFDCAPIHDLAPLKGQRLLIVDDNLTNRKILTIFADIWGMHSQAAPSGPAALELLRGRSNFDLAVVDMQMPEMDGLTLARRIHALQKYKDLPLIMLSSLGVEAISTPMDKSLFYAILNKPIQEAQLSAILVRAVTKQSENTPNSEPDHPQPIANSKTLRLLLAEDVVVNQKVALLILKQLGYEADVANNGKEVLEALHRQPYDVVLMDLQMPEMDGLTAARAIQETWSREAQPHIIALTANAMQGDREKCLEAGMQDYVSKPIRSEELKAALERYVLSQSSVLS